A single Nostoc sp. PCC 7107 DNA region contains:
- the grxC gene encoding glutaredoxin 3, producing MAANVEIYTWRTCPFCIRAKNLLTSKGVEFTEYSIDGDEDARDKMAQRANGKRSVPQIFINDHHIGGCDDIHALDRQGKLDELLAS from the coding sequence ATGGCTGCTAACGTAGAAATTTACACTTGGAGGACTTGCCCATTTTGCATCCGTGCCAAAAATTTGCTAACTAGTAAGGGTGTTGAATTTACAGAATACAGTATTGATGGTGACGAAGACGCACGGGATAAAATGGCTCAAAGAGCTAATGGTAAACGTTCTGTACCACAAATTTTTATAAATGATCACCATATTGGTGGTTGTGATGATATTCACGCCCTAGACCGTCAAGGTAAGCTGGATGAGCTACTAGCTAGTTAA
- the gshB gene encoding glutathione synthase, giving the protein MKLAFIIDPIHQLDPCHDTSVALMEAAQTLGHEIWITQANWLSMVEGKAWAILQQVELVPIQLVAGRWVAANPWYKLSQRSLMNLETMDAVFMRTDPPVNDSYLFATYILDYVDQNKTLVINNPDGIRRANEKMYALQFSEVIPETIVSADKQFIRQFVEAKGATVLKPLGNKAGEGILFLQAGDRNFNSIVELSTYQGKLPVMVQTYLPEAKEGDKRIILLYGEPMGALNRLSSCSDFRNNMAAGGTVAETEITPREHEICTRLADKLRQDGLIFVGIDVIGGYLTEVNVTSPTGIREIDRLSGTRLGHQVIQWLEQSLQAKK; this is encoded by the coding sequence GTGAAACTGGCTTTTATTATTGATCCCATCCATCAGCTTGACCCGTGTCATGATACCAGCGTTGCTTTGATGGAAGCAGCACAAACTTTAGGACATGAAATCTGGATAACTCAGGCAAACTGGCTGAGTATGGTAGAAGGTAAGGCTTGGGCTATTCTGCAACAGGTAGAACTAGTACCAATACAGTTAGTAGCGGGACGTTGGGTAGCGGCGAATCCTTGGTATAAGTTAAGCCAACGTTCCTTAATGAATCTGGAAACAATGGATGCCGTATTTATGCGGACAGATCCACCAGTTAATGATTCTTACCTATTTGCTACCTACATTCTCGATTATGTTGACCAAAACAAAACTTTGGTGATTAACAATCCCGATGGTATCAGGAGGGCAAACGAAAAAATGTATGCCCTCCAATTTAGTGAAGTCATTCCCGAAACGATTGTCAGTGCTGATAAGCAGTTTATCCGACAATTTGTTGAAGCCAAAGGCGCGACGGTTCTCAAACCACTGGGTAACAAAGCTGGGGAAGGGATTTTATTTTTACAAGCAGGCGATCGCAACTTTAACTCCATAGTAGAACTCAGCACCTATCAAGGGAAATTACCCGTGATGGTGCAAACCTATCTACCAGAGGCTAAAGAGGGAGATAAACGCATCATCTTACTTTATGGTGAGCCAATGGGTGCTTTAAATCGTCTTTCTAGTTGCAGTGATTTTCGCAACAATATGGCTGCTGGTGGTACGGTTGCGGAAACTGAAATTACCCCCAGAGAACATGAAATTTGTACTCGACTAGCTGATAAATTACGTCAAGATGGCTTAATTTTTGTAGGTATTGATGTGATTGGTGGCTACCTAACAGAAGTCAACGTTACCAGCCCTACAGGAATTCGGGAAATCGATAGACTCAGTGGTACTCGTTTAGGTCATCAGGTAATTCAATGGTTGGAACAGAGTCTACAAGCTAAAAAATAA
- the ftsZ gene encoding cell division protein FtsZ, with protein sequence MTLDNNQGLTYKNSQSVGQSGFSLAVNSNNPFNHSGLNFAQGQDSKKISVENSRIGEIVPGRVANIKVIGVGGGGGNAVNRMIESDVSGVEFWSINTDAQALTLAGAPSRLQIGQKLTRGLGAGGNPAIGQKAAEESRDEIATALEGADLVFITAGMGGGTGTGAAPIVAEVAKEMGALTVGVVTRPFVFEGRRRTSQAEQGIEGLKSRVDTLIIIPNNKLLEVIPEQTPVQEAFRYADDVLRQGVQGISDIITIPGLVNVDFADVRAVMADAGSALMGIGISSGKSRAREAAIAAISSPLLESSIEGARGVVFNITGGSDLTLHEVNAAAETIYEVVDPNANIIFGAVIDDRLQGEVRITVIATGFTGEGPTAPPQNASNPRVAPAQKKPASQSPTANPSTPVAEPKEKSGLDIPEFLQRRRTPPGK encoded by the coding sequence ATGACGCTTGATAATAACCAAGGGCTTACCTATAAAAACTCCCAATCTGTGGGACAATCAGGATTTTCACTGGCAGTTAACTCAAATAATCCCTTTAATCATTCTGGGCTGAACTTCGCTCAAGGCCAAGACAGTAAAAAAATATCAGTAGAAAATAGCCGCATTGGCGAGATTGTTCCAGGTAGAGTTGCCAACATCAAAGTAATTGGTGTTGGTGGTGGTGGTGGTAATGCCGTGAACCGCATGATCGAATCTGATGTGAGTGGCGTGGAGTTTTGGTCAATTAACACTGATGCTCAAGCTTTAACTTTAGCTGGAGCGCCAAGTCGGCTGCAAATTGGACAAAAGTTAACCCGTGGTTTAGGTGCAGGCGGTAATCCGGCGATTGGTCAAAAGGCGGCTGAAGAATCCCGCGATGAAATTGCCACAGCTTTAGAGGGTGCTGATTTAGTATTCATCACTGCGGGGATGGGTGGCGGAACTGGAACAGGTGCTGCGCCAATAGTTGCAGAAGTAGCTAAAGAAATGGGCGCTCTGACAGTTGGTGTAGTAACACGTCCCTTTGTGTTTGAGGGTCGCCGCCGCACTAGCCAAGCAGAACAAGGTATTGAAGGACTGAAAAGTCGGGTAGATACACTGATTATCATCCCCAACAACAAATTATTAGAAGTGATTCCCGAACAGACACCTGTACAGGAAGCTTTTCGTTATGCAGATGATGTGCTGCGTCAAGGGGTTCAAGGCATTTCTGATATCATCACCATCCCTGGTTTAGTCAACGTTGACTTTGCAGATGTGCGAGCTGTGATGGCAGATGCAGGATCAGCACTGATGGGGATCGGGATTAGCTCAGGAAAATCACGCGCCAGAGAAGCGGCGATCGCAGCTATTTCTTCCCCTTTACTAGAATCTTCAATTGAAGGAGCTAGAGGAGTAGTCTTTAACATTACTGGTGGTAGCGACTTAACCTTGCATGAAGTGAACGCAGCCGCAGAAACAATTTATGAGGTAGTTGATCCCAACGCCAATATTATTTTTGGAGCAGTAATTGATGACAGACTACAAGGTGAAGTCAGAATTACCGTGATTGCAACTGGTTTCACAGGTGAAGGCCCAACAGCACCACCACAAAATGCCAGCAATCCTCGTGTAGCACCTGCACAAAAAAAACCAGCCTCCCAATCACCAACAGCTAATCCATCTACACCAGTAGCGGAACCTAAAGAAAAATCAGGTTTAGACATTCCTGAATTTCTGCAAAGACGGCGTACTCCACCAGGCAAATAA
- a CDS encoding cell division protein FtsQ/DivIB, translated as MAGIVSVSQTDLAQRRKKLRRHRQMKIIQAIWRTLAISGLAGGLLWVALQPVWVLNDPNQIVIKSGNQILPEKAIKSMLKLSYPQSLWKVEPGAIADSLKKQPTIAQAIVNRRLFPPGLIIEIKERVPVAIAQRLTEANTSAKNKQSSAGLLDANGVWIPLEKYTLVNPKLKLPSLKVIGTPEQYQEYWSQLYPSLSQSSVKIMEVNFQDLTNLILKTEIGNVHFGTPSSLLAEQIKVLTQLRNLPAKINPNQIEYIDLKNPDSPIVHMIQKSPKIDSQIR; from the coding sequence ATGGCAGGTATTGTATCCGTTTCTCAGACAGATTTAGCCCAACGCCGCAAAAAATTACGTCGGCATAGACAAATGAAAATTATTCAAGCTATTTGGCGAACTCTGGCCATTAGCGGTTTAGCGGGAGGGTTGCTTTGGGTAGCACTTCAACCTGTATGGGTACTAAATGATCCCAACCAAATTGTGATCAAGTCAGGGAATCAAATCCTTCCAGAGAAGGCAATTAAGTCAATGCTAAAGCTATCTTATCCTCAATCTTTATGGAAAGTTGAACCTGGGGCGATCGCTGATTCTTTGAAAAAACAACCGACAATTGCTCAAGCAATTGTTAATCGGCGCTTGTTTCCGCCTGGGTTAATTATCGAAATTAAAGAACGTGTACCTGTCGCAATAGCCCAAAGACTTACAGAAGCCAATACTTCAGCTAAAAATAAACAGTCTTCTGCTGGTTTGCTAGATGCCAATGGTGTTTGGATACCGTTAGAAAAATATACGTTGGTGAATCCGAAGTTAAAATTACCAAGTCTGAAAGTTATTGGCACACCAGAACAATATCAGGAATATTGGAGTCAACTGTATCCCTCACTAAGTCAAAGTTCTGTGAAAATAATGGAAGTTAATTTTCAAGATTTAACGAATTTAATCCTGAAAACCGAAATCGGCAATGTACATTTTGGTACTCCCAGTTCACTATTAGCAGAACAAATCAAGGTACTGACACAACTGCGAAATTTACCTGCCAAAATTAATCCCAATCAAATAGAGTATATTGATCTCAAAAATCCTGACTCTCCCATAGTACATATGATCCAAAAAAGTCCAAAAATTGACTCTCAAATTCGCTAA